The following coding sequences are from one Hymenobacter sp. DG25A window:
- a CDS encoding helix-turn-helix domain-containing protein: MSELLELIARGEGERLEFKKKTTHPTRIARTIVSLANTHGGQVLVGVDDDGRVVGVREPEEEMYVLRLAAELYTDPPVPLAFEEVEEDGRTVLIVTVRESEHKPHRAQVAEGDWRGYVRVRDESVQTSQLTEKALTLDDAPGLEKLPLNKEELAVLDYLNRNPRITLAHYMKLLNIGQRRAYRTLIKLTLHGYIKHHDKQKEVYYTL; this comes from the coding sequence ATGTCTGAGCTGCTAGAGTTAATTGCGCGGGGCGAAGGGGAACGACTGGAATTCAAAAAGAAAACCACCCACCCTACCCGCATTGCCCGCACCATAGTATCCCTGGCCAACACGCACGGTGGCCAGGTACTGGTGGGGGTAGATGATGATGGACGCGTGGTGGGCGTGCGCGAGCCGGAGGAGGAAATGTACGTTTTGCGTCTGGCCGCGGAGCTATACACGGATCCGCCGGTGCCGCTGGCATTTGAGGAAGTGGAGGAAGATGGCCGTACCGTATTAATTGTGACGGTGCGTGAGAGTGAGCACAAACCCCACCGGGCCCAGGTGGCAGAAGGCGACTGGCGCGGCTACGTGCGCGTGCGCGACGAAAGCGTGCAAACCAGTCAGCTCACCGAAAAAGCCCTGACGCTGGACGACGCGCCCGGGTTGGAAAAGCTGCCTTTAAATAAGGAGGAGCTGGCCGTGCTGGATTACCTCAACCGGAATCCGCGCATTACGCTGGCGCATTACATGAAACTGCTCAACATTGGGCAGCGCCGGGCCTACCGCACGCTCATCAAGCTCACCCTGCACGGCTACATCAAGCATCATGACAAGCAAAAAGAAGTGTACTATACCCTTTAA
- a CDS encoding SDR family oxidoreductase → MASSPTVSDMHGKTVLITGASGGIGLATARQLARQGAHMVLVCRNPEKAEQARITVQDAAGPENPVDVLLCDLSLLNNVRTLAAEVARRYPRLDVLINNAGIMPGPFTVTEEGHELSWVTNHLSVFTLTNLLLPQLLAAEQARIITLASEAHWLGQIEASQEARNDPHRYSAITAYCDSKLANILFTNELAHRLELTGITANCVHPGMVNSGLMNAQTPLLMKSMWWMAMPFMISTERGAQTSIYLASSPEVARISGKYFKRNKPGRSSGKAQSRAEASRLWRISEEETGME, encoded by the coding sequence ATGGCCTCCTCCCCTACAGTTTCTGATATGCACGGCAAAACGGTTTTGATTACCGGGGCCTCGGGAGGTATTGGCCTAGCCACGGCCCGGCAGCTGGCCCGGCAGGGCGCTCATATGGTGCTGGTGTGCCGCAACCCGGAAAAAGCCGAGCAGGCCCGGATAACGGTTCAGGACGCCGCCGGACCGGAAAACCCCGTAGATGTGCTGCTTTGCGACTTATCCCTGCTGAACAACGTGCGCACCCTGGCCGCCGAGGTGGCCCGGCGCTATCCCAGACTGGATGTGTTAATTAACAATGCCGGCATTATGCCCGGGCCGTTTACCGTAACGGAAGAAGGCCATGAGCTGAGCTGGGTAACAAATCATCTGTCGGTGTTTACGCTGACTAACCTGCTACTGCCCCAGCTGCTGGCGGCGGAGCAGGCCCGGATTATTACGCTGGCCTCGGAGGCGCATTGGCTGGGGCAGATTGAAGCATCACAGGAAGCCCGCAACGACCCACATAGATACAGCGCTATTACGGCCTACTGCGACTCCAAGCTGGCCAATATCCTGTTTACCAACGAGCTGGCCCACCGACTGGAGCTCACGGGCATCACAGCCAACTGTGTACACCCAGGCATGGTAAATTCTGGCTTGATGAACGCGCAAACGCCGTTGCTGATGAAATCGATGTGGTGGATGGCCATGCCGTTTATGATCAGCACCGAGCGGGGTGCCCAGACCAGCATTTATCTGGCCTCCTCGCCGGAGGTAGCGCGCATCAGCGGCAAATATTTCAAGCGCAATAAGCCCGGGCGCAGCTCCGGCAAAGCCCAAAGCCGCGCCGAAGCCAGCCGCCTGTGGCGCATTTCAGAGGAAGAAACCGGTATGGAGTAA
- a CDS encoding DUF3127 domain-containing protein, with product MAYDATGRLHEIFDEQQVSEKFRKREFVLEVIDGQYPEHIKFQLVQDKTALIDQYKVGDEVKVTFNLRGRGFNKNGQMLYFTNLEAWKLEPASGGASGGGASAGGYNQQQAAPRPVANQNQNLRAQPSAAPIAGDDDNDLPF from the coding sequence ATGGCTTACGATGCTACCGGCCGCCTGCACGAAATCTTTGACGAGCAGCAGGTGAGCGAAAAATTCCGCAAGCGCGAATTCGTGCTGGAAGTTATAGATGGCCAGTACCCTGAGCATATCAAATTCCAGTTGGTGCAGGACAAAACCGCTCTCATCGACCAATACAAAGTGGGCGACGAAGTTAAGGTAACTTTTAACCTGCGGGGCCGCGGCTTCAACAAAAACGGTCAGATGCTGTACTTCACTAACCTGGAAGCCTGGAAGCTGGAACCCGCTTCCGGTGGTGCCAGCGGTGGTGGCGCTTCAGCTGGTGGCTACAACCAGCAGCAAGCCGCGCCACGTCCGGTTGCCAACCAGAACCAGAATCTGCGCGCTCAGCCCTCAGCAGCTCCTATTGCCGGCGACGACGACAACGACCTGCCTTTCTAA
- a CDS encoding isoaspartyl peptidase/L-asparaginase family protein gives MMNELALALHGGAGTIARARMTAAQEQAYREALQAALEIGYAVLEAGGPALDAVEMAVRSLEDCPLFNAGRGAVFTHDGHHEMDAAIMDGRNRAAGAVAGVRTVQNPIQAARLVMEHTEHVLLAWPGADELAKEHGLPTQPAAYFFTQHRYDQLQEAILEGRVRLDHSQAVKEPAPLVEPGAFPEDPKKKMGTVGAVARDRHGNLAAATSTGGMTNKRYSRIGDSPVIGAGTFADNTTCAISCTGHGEFFLRAVVAHDISCLMEYRGLSLAEACRIVVHDKLAPVGGEGGLVAVDAAGNISLPFNSEGMYRASRTSNSPLQIGIYAE, from the coding sequence ATGATGAATGAATTGGCGCTGGCCTTGCACGGCGGAGCCGGAACCATAGCCCGGGCCCGCATGACGGCCGCGCAGGAGCAAGCCTACCGCGAAGCCTTGCAAGCCGCTCTGGAAATTGGCTACGCGGTGCTGGAGGCCGGCGGCCCAGCCCTCGATGCCGTGGAAATGGCCGTCCGTTCCCTGGAAGACTGCCCTTTGTTTAATGCCGGCCGCGGGGCCGTGTTCACCCACGATGGCCACCACGAAATGGATGCCGCCATTATGGACGGGCGCAACCGCGCCGCCGGCGCCGTAGCCGGGGTGCGTACCGTGCAAAACCCCATTCAGGCCGCCCGCCTGGTGATGGAGCATACCGAGCACGTGCTGCTGGCCTGGCCCGGGGCCGATGAGCTGGCCAAAGAGCACGGCCTGCCGACGCAACCCGCCGCCTACTTTTTCACCCAGCATCGCTACGACCAACTACAGGAGGCCATTCTGGAAGGCCGCGTGCGGCTCGACCACAGCCAGGCGGTAAAAGAGCCGGCCCCTCTGGTAGAGCCCGGCGCTTTTCCGGAAGACCCGAAAAAGAAGATGGGCACCGTGGGCGCCGTAGCCCGCGACCGGCACGGCAACCTGGCCGCCGCCACCAGCACTGGCGGCATGACCAACAAGCGCTATTCCCGCATCGGTGATTCTCCTGTTATCGGGGCCGGCACTTTTGCCGATAATACTACGTGCGCCATCAGCTGCACCGGGCACGGTGAGTTTTTCCTGCGGGCCGTAGTTGCCCATGATATTTCCTGCCTGATGGAATACCGAGGCCTGAGCCTGGCGGAAGCCTGCCGCATTGTGGTGCATGATAAGCTGGCTCCCGTTGGGGGCGAGGGTGGCCTGGTGGCGGTAGATGCCGCCGGAAATATTTCTCTGCCCTTCAACTCTGAAGGCATGTACCGGGCCAGCCGCACCTCTAACTCGCCGCTGCAAATTGGCATTTACGCCGAGTAG